Within Ptiloglossa arizonensis isolate GNS036 chromosome 8, iyPtiAriz1_principal, whole genome shotgun sequence, the genomic segment CACCGGTGTGGATTCTCATGTGGACTTTCAATCTGCTGTTCCTCGAGAAGGTTTTCCCGCACTCCTCGCAGACAACGTTCTCCCGTCTCTCGTGTTGGGTGATCATGTGCTCGTTAAGGTTCTCCTGTGTCACCATACGCCTCTTGCACACCTGGCACTCGTACTTTGCCTTGTAATGGGCGAACTTCTGATGAACGTAGAGGGAGTTACTGTTCAGGCAGGTTTTCCCGCAGACGTCGCATATGACCGGTTGCTCCTTGTGACTGAAGCGTATGTGATTGGTCAGGTCGCCCTTCACCTTGAATTTCTTGCAGCAGGTCTCGCACGAGAACTTGAAGTCGTCCGTGTGTTTCCTGGCGACGTGTATCTTCAGCTCGTACTTGTTCTTGTTCTTGTAGTCGCACTGGTTGCAGTAAAACAATTTCGGTAGCCCGTCGGCCGTACAGGACTTCGGTCTGTGTTTTCGGTTTATGTGAGAGTACAGAGACGATTTCTTGGTGGTCTTGAACGTGCACTCGTTGCACGAGTACACCTCGCTTCCGTCCTTGTGTTGACGTTTGTGGGAGTACAGAACGCTCTTCTTCGAACACTTGAAGCCGCACAGATTGCACTGTTCCTCGGTGAGTTTCTTAGTGTCCCTCCTGTTGGTGCGAGTGGTCATCATCGTGGGCTCCTCCTTGCACTCGAACTCGGACGACGCGCGCAACACGATCGAGGTATCCTTGGTCTGGTCCTTGGCCAACTGTGGACACGTCTCCTTCGAGTCCTCTCTCCCGGAGGATTCGTCGCTGCACTTGGCCAGCTCGCATTTCTTTTTCGCGTAAACGTCCACCGTGTCCACGGACTTCCGGTGATTACGTTCCACGTGGGAGAGCAACGTTCTGCTCCTCTTGCACGTGAAATCGCAGGAATCGCATCCGAACGACATTCCCCTGGCTTCTCTGTGACCCTTCATGTGTTTCTTCAAACTCGATTGGGTCTCGCACTCGTGATCGCAAATCGTGCAGACGATCTTCGGCGCGATCTCTTTAGGCGCGTTCGACTTGTGTTTCTTTCTAACGTGCAATGTCAACGTGGATCGTCTACCGCAGCTAAAATCGCAGAAGCTGCACGCGTGTTTCTTCTCCGATGTTTTCCGCGACTGCGTTTTCCCGACGCGTTTCCTGGACACCGATTTCGATCGACGGCTGCGCACCTCGTCCACTCGTTTCTTGCGCAGCCAAGAGGTCAGCTTGTGGGACGTTTTGTGTCGGTTCAGCATCGTCTCCGTGGGGAACTTCATCTTGCACTTGTCACACGTGTAAAAGTCGATGGCCACTTCGCACAAGTGCACCAGAGAGTCCACATCGTAATTGTTCACATCGTAGCTCGTCTTCTGGCCGCCATGTTGTTCCTCGTTCTCTTCGATCTTCACCGAAAGCAACGGCGCGAGCATCTTCGAGCTTTCTTCGGGCTTGGAAGACTCGTTTAACGCGGGTACCAACGAGTAGTGCAATTTACCGCTTGGATCGACGTGCTGGCAAAGTTGCATCGGCATCGAATCTTTCCCAATGATGAACCGCCCGGTAGAATCCGTGGTTACGATCTTCTTGTCGCGGGCCCGTTCTCTAAAACATAGCGGAAAAGTATGATTAATATCAGAAGACATCGTATCGCTGTTAGGTACACAGGCATTACTTACTGCAGATCTAAGACGTCTTTACAGATTTCTACCGATTGTGTCtgaattataattttacaaattaggTTGGGTTTAGCTTTTATTTCGcattatattattgtatatatacgtCTTTATTGTTGTTTCCCTACCTATCGTTCTGTACGAATTGTAATTAAGATTCATGCGCATTGAAAACGAATCGTTGTCGCAATTCAAGGGCTTACAAACACGCAAACGGTCTATGCAAAACGCTCGTTCGATATcgaagagaattgcgaaactcgaAAAAGTGAGATTCTTCGGAGAACGAAGTAttcggagagagagaaaaaaaaaaggaaaaaaaaaccccggatgagaaaataaatacaaaaatagttaTACTACACGGTGGCGTCATCGTACAAACTGTTTGCTTGGAAACTGACATTCCTACATTGTATAGGCATAATCGCGTTTATGTACAGCTTGCCGTCAGTTTATTAGATACTTAATGCTAGTTATTTTACTCGCGTCATAAAATACTGCGTTATTGGATCGTACGATGGGCTCTATTTTTGTTGTAAATGTTTCGGACAAAAGTTGAATAGCTTTTCAGTGGGTACATTACTGAACGTTACTTTGTTGCAAATAGTTttggatatttgaaaattacagCTTCGTTTTAACGGAATCATATATCTTATATTTTCAGTGTAGTCACATTATGTAATATATAGAAAATGTTGTTTTTGATGTTAAACAACGGACATAAGATTTTGTCTAAAATCCACAAAACAAAGTGTTCacattttcattgtttctcgtAAATCAATCATACGAGAACAAAATGGAAATACTTTGTCACTTTTATAGAACACTGAGTTAACTCGAGTCagtcaaaatttgaaataaattttggaTCGTAAAGATATACTATCCAATTTCCGTACCCAGAAGTAAAAGGTTTGCGAAGAAAAATCCGTGAACGTATGATGCGATAATATTCAATGTCACACGTGGTATGGAATAATAGAGCGATAACGAAGAACCAATACGCAATGGACACAATTATGTGTTCTACATTATCTCCAATCCGTACCAGAACCTTTTTACGTTTCTAATTCCCGACCTCGTCTGACTGTGACCATTACTGTACTATATCTCATCCAATTCACACGATGTAAACAAACCGATAACTTTTCggcaaaaacaaaaataaattctatCCAATTTCAACGATTCAAAACGTACTCCAAATTTAAACAATCCGAAACTTTCCTTTTCAATTTGTATCTCCGTACAATTCATTCGCGATACAACACCTCCCTCGAGATCTAACTTTCatccgaaacatttttcgacacCGCTCTAGTAGCTCCGACTATATTGACGCTATCGAAACGAacactacatctaacaataATTCAAGACAAGTACAGGCTCGATCTCGGATCAATTATACAGTTTGCCCGTGAACTCGAGAGGAATGCTATGGCACGGTGTATCTTTTCGAACGGGAACGCTACGAGTAGTAGAGGGAATGACGAAAGGAACATCACAAAAGTTTGCTTAATATCTAATCAGCGTTACGAGGGAATCTCCGATTGGAACTCGGTCGCGTCCACACCGCAATCAACGACGCTCTTGTTCCTCCCGAGAGGCATAGGTGGCGAAGACAAGTGGGCGTCGGGGTGCTTCCTTCGATGCTCTATCATGTAGTATCTCCTCTTGAACGATTGGCCGCACAGATCGCAAATGTGCGGCCTCTCCGCGGAGTGGGTCAGCAGGTGAGTGTTCCGCATGTGCGACGTGCGAAAGTTCTTTTCGCAGATGTGACACGTGTACGGTTTGACACCCGTGTGCGTGGTCGTGTGGGTCGCCAGATACCTCTTCGAGGCGAACACCTTACCGCATTCCTTGCACTCGTAGGTTCTGCtgtgctgttgcatgtgattgCCCAGATTCTCCTGCGTCAGCAGCCTCTTGTTGCACACGTTGCACTGGAACTTGTACTCGTTCAAGTGTGCAACTTTTCGGTGCTTGTACAACGAGTAGTTGCTCGTGTAGAATTTCCCACAGATGTCGCACATGTGCTGTGACGTGCCGTGGGTTCCGATGTGGAACTTCAGATCCCACTCCATTTTGAAACGTTTACCGCAGTGCTCGCAGGCGAACTTGTAATCGTTCGTGTGACGTCTGATGTAATGGGACTTGAGGTTGTTCTTCGTTTTCGTGCGATAGTCGCATTTGTCACAGCAGTGCAACAGGCTGGTGTCGATCTCCTGGTGAACCAATCTGTGAGCCTTCAGGTCGCACTTGTACTTGAACGTTTTGTCGCAGGTGGCGCATTTGAAGGGTCGATGGAAGCTGTGCTTGCTGGTGATGTGACGAAGGATCTTGCTCTTCTGCTCGAACACCGATTGGCAGATGTCGCAGGTGTAGGTACCGTCGTGGAGTTTCTTGTACAAGTCGTCCCGTTGGCTCGTGTTTTTCTCGATATTTTCGTATTTGCAATTGTTCTTGGTCGATTCGTTGTCAGTGGCGTTGAACGTTGCTCTTCGATTCAACGTTGCTTTCGACGATAGACTTTCGTTACCGAAAAGCTTCCTGCTCTGCGAACTCGTacgatcggacgagtgtctctcCGCTTCTGGATCGTACGAGGGTTCGGCAATGCGCTTATCGGTTCTACGCTTACGATTTTTCGACGCCCGATACACGATTCTTCGTTGAAGAATGTCTGCCGGTTTACACGGCACTGTTAACTCGTCTTTAACTTGGTCACCAGCGTTGGATTTACTCTTCTCACTTAATTGCTGCGCTGGTCTCCTAAAACACGAATGAAACGAGTCAGTAAAGGGGACCTGCTCCACGCCGCTCTCGGGGCGCAAGTTTAATTAATACAATGCAAAATACGttgaagcgttttttacttcctccTCCGAGCGAGGTTCGTGCGAGCATCGCGCGATCAAGGAAAAAAGTTTCACAAAACTTGCGATTAACAAACACCTGGTTACTTCGTGATACGTGAATGCAAAAAATAAATCAAGTATACATATTTCTCGGATAAACGTTCAACTCTGTATTACTTCGGTTTACACTTGGGCGAGACATATCTCTGACAATATTCCATTTTTGTACTTTCAACAATTCAATCGACACCGGTACTCCGTAAAACCAAACTCGCACTAACCGATAAGAATAGAGCGTACCTCCCGATACACCCGTACAATAAATCGttccattcattttttttttccaacgagagATAGTCGTTATAAATAATTCCAATAGAGTGTTTCGAACAGGTCGTGTAGCGTGTATTACGAAAGGTACAATATCCCTTTCACTGTCCCCTTCTCCCGTACCCCGATAACTGTCCAAGTATGTACACAACTAACCGTGTCAATGAAACGTAACTAAAATTACATTCGTGTTAACATTCGTTATTTATAAAATCATGAAAAATCTGACAACAACTCGGCAAGGTCACCGTAGAATCTTGGATCATCGTCGACGAGGCAACGtacgaaaattcgaacgattgtTAAAGGTAGCTTCGCAGTTTCGAACAAACTCGGGCAACGCGCGACAAGTGTCTCGTTTTTCACTGAGCTCCGGTCACTTGCGGATCCACCCTGTAATCGTACCGCGTGCTTCTCTCTCGTCTATTCTCGAGTTCTTGTACGCGGAAGTGTCCAGTTCCCCGGTATCGTTCACGCGTCCTCGTCGTTTTTCAATTTGGTGTTGTTTCGCGTGATGCTGTTGATGATGTTCGTTATCGAGACGGACGGCGGTGATTCCGTGGCATCCGGATGTTTCTTCTTCCAGTGAACGCAAAGGGCTGGACGTTGGGTGAAGCTCTGGCCGCATATCGTGCACACGTACGGTCTGACCCCGGAGTGGGTCAGTAGATGCACTTTCCTGCTGGTGGCACTCGCGAACGCCTTGCAGCAGATGTGACACGAATAGGATTTCTCACCGGTGTGGGTTCTGATGTGCTTCCTAAGTGCGGTCTTGCGCGTCAGTTGCATACCGCACTCCTCGCAGACGTATTTTCGTTCGTGTTGTTGCACGTGGCTGTCCAGGTTCTTCTGGGTCTGGAGCTTCTTCTTGCATATGGGGCACGGGAACTTGGCGTCTTTCACCGTGTGATTGTGATTCTTGTGGAAGTAGAGGGAGATCTTGTTCGCCACTTTGGTGCCGCACACGTCGCATATGCACGGCTCTCCGTCGTGTGTGACCATGTGCTTCACGAAATCGGCCTTTATGCGAAACTTCCGATCGCACTTGTCGCAGGGGAACGGGAAATTGATGGTGTGTTTGCGCATTATGTGAACCTGTAACGAGATCATTGCTTTGAAAATCTTGCGTCGTGGCGAACGATCAGAATTGACGTCATTTTGTGCAAGAAGGTGATACGGTGTTGTGCACGACTCgattatattaattttgattaattGTATACGTATTGCAGAGACACGATTTAAACTGTACAAACGTTTGCATTCGTTTCTttgacactagaactaccgacggtgGATTTATTATTGTTTGTATCGGAGCATATTggtaattaatttacgagtatcgttggttgtctatttcaataattgtccacaAATATTGCAGGCGAAGGCAACGTTAATGATtaggtaattttaaaaagaagtttccaactggtcaaattgacccctttggtagttttagtgttaagtattggaatattataattgtatttatgCGAATAGTGGCAGTCTGAACAAGCACTTCGGCTTCGGTTCAATTTGTAATTTATCAGTAATATGACATTTTTCTTAATGACATGAGAAATAATTATGGTCTCTTCTTTCGTATATATTTGTTTTTCCTCGTAAGAAATCTGTCGGGTTATtagagaaaacattttttattgccgacaatgatacaaaaattggatcgaagtatttaatttaattagatGCTTGTTTGGACCACTAGATTTTTATCATACGAATATCAAtcgattaataaaattttatacagtTTGTATAGTAAAAATGCACTATATTAATTCATATATTTCATACTCTTTTTGAATGtagatatgtatataaaaaatatgcaGTTGAGGAATAATATGAATCATAGTTAATTATATAATTCTGATGTTTATTTAGTTTAAATCGTCTTTCTCCATTGTGAAAATATGCAATGATACTGCAAATGACATACTGTAAATGTTAATATACACAGGGACTGAATTATTCAACATTGAAACTTAAATTATCAGAATTGTAGCATTCCATGGTACAAAAATatgtctataaaaaaaaaaaacaaactttcATTTCGAGAGGAAAATCATACAGTAAAGAattctctctttttttataCGTCATATTTTTCAAAGATACCAACATATTTTACCCAAAACAGCATATTTTTATCGTCGTAATACCATAGCTGACAAAACAAAAAATTCGCCCATATGTACTTAACCTTCAGATGAGCTATTCTTGTACCCTTTAAATGGCTCTAAAATAAGACACATGAAATTATGATTTTACAAAAATAGTTCCTTGACTCATCGTCCGAAGGTCAACACCACTACATCCGATTGAATTGTTTCTTTTGTCAGTCGTAATATTACGATAACGAAAACGTGCACTCTCgtttagaaaaatgttttcgttgattttgaaatatcgaaaaatgtaaCCTCGAAGGAAAAGGTCAATTTTGTTTTATCGTTCCTCTAGGTGTACCTCGGATCGTAATACCAAACTAATCACTCTACAGTTTTACGCAGACTCTCGCGcgtgtaatataaaaaaatagtatCGTAATttaggttaaaaaaaaaaaaaaaaacagaaaaaaaaagaaagaaaagaactgACACATCTAGAAACAGAAAAAGGAATAAGAATGACTCACCTGCAAGTAGGCGGAGTGGACTGTCGTAAAGTCGCAATATTGGCAATTGTGCAAAAGCGCCTCCCCGTGTATAGTCAATTTATGTCTGGTTAATGTTCTTTTGTGTTTGTATTTTCTCGAGCACAGTTCGCATTGGAAGGTATTGAAATTACTATGCCTCAGCATGTGTCTCTTACAGTTTTTCGCGTAGATGCTAACTTTACAGATATCACAGAAGATTCGTTCGAGCTTCACTGTATCGTCACAATTTTCACTTTCTTTCCGCTGCGTGTTTTCCAAGTTCGACTTCATCGACGTTGCGTTACCCTGCGATTTTTTCATCGGCGACATCGCTGTCTTCGACGAAGTTTTGACTAGAACTCTTTTTTTCACCGTCCTCTTCTTCGGTGTTTGCGACCTAAACAGCCGGAATGATACTTTAAATCTATGAACACAAACGTTCGTTCTTCTTCTTTACAacgcgtaaaaaaataaaaaaaaaaaaaaaaaaatgaataaataaataaataaataaataaaaaaaatcaaaagaaGGTTTCCGCAAACGCATATTCCGTATCGAAGAAATATGGAATTAAggtgtatttaaataaacggAGTGTATGCGATCGTAGCATACGTGTAAcgctaataaatatttaaataagtcGAACAAAGATCGATACGAATGGTCACGGTAAACATTATTACGTATCTGTATATTATTGTTCTAAATCTTAAGCAGTATTGCGATACTAATGTTTCTTGCATTCTTTTGTATGGGAAACGTACTTTGTCCctaattaatggaaaataaaagaagattaTTAAAATTACGAGAAATACGGCCAGTCGGCTTTGTTTCaattcccccctcccccttattGCTAATAAATCAAGTGATTTTTGCATTATCTGTACGTACGTGTTTATGTTTTTACTGTAGCATTCGCGAAAAGACAATTACGAGAGCGTTGCCTTCGAAAATGGCGACCTAGAAATTCCACAAATAACATTATACATAATTCCGATACAACATGGTTCTATTAGAAACTATAATACTTACATGTAGATATTGTACGTCGATTTTGATTTATCGTGGCGaaggcttgcaaaaattttgtcaaATTGTACACTAGCGACACAGACTCGACACTTTTTACCGTATCAAAGGTGACAATTTCGGTTgcgtgtatgtgtatatgtatatatatatagctgtatatatatatttatttattttctttacaaCAATCTTCTCTCACAAACCAATCGTTCTCACTCGCAGTAAttacaatttcgtttctttttttcccccccattTTCACGGTAAATAGGATCTTACACACGTTTTAACATGGATTTCGTAACGTATAGTATATGATACCATTAACTTTAGAGACCTTCCTACGtctataggagattgaagtttccTTTAAATATTTACTTCCACCCTGCAGGGGGCCCAATTCTCTCCCGATACGATAAAACGCTTCGTTTCTCGCCCGTAGTTTAAATCTCGGTGTTCGATTAACAATCACGTGCATCGCACGAAGCGTCATAAATTGTTTCCTCGCGAACGTTGGTCAGAATCGTAGGCGAACTTCTTTCCGTTTTCTCGATACATTTCAGAACTCATTGCACATACGCCGCTGCCATAATTGGTGGTCGAGCTTGGTGTAAAAACCAAGAGACCCTCCACCGAATGGAATGTCGCGCGAAAAGACTTCAATCGGCCATCCAGTgtcagttttcgagaaaacagctcgcaacgtttcgcgcgcgacttactccctctctctctctatttttgtACACTGCACAGGGTGGACTTAGACTTTTAATCACACTTACTTTACAATACTACAGTTAAAACATATCGCGACGATGATTCTCGCGCGGTACATTGTTCGAAaacgagagaagagaagaaacaaaaaaaaaaaaaacagaaaaataaagataaaaaaaaaaaaaaaaaaaattcagtcTTTGTGTATCGTCTTGTGTTTGAGGAAGGAGGCTTTATACTTGAATATCGCCGCGCATTTCTCGCATTTGTAGCTGAGCAAGTGACGTTTCAGGTGTTTGTGCAACAGCCTCCAGCTACGGAAACGCCATCTACATTTCGGGCATTTGAACTGCGTCTGAACGACGTTCCGTTTCGATCTCCTTATCATCTGACCGGATCTCGAGAACTCGGACGTCTCTTGCTCGCTCTTCACGTCGTCGCGTTCCTCGACCTTGTACGCGTTGCATCTGCGCGATTTGTGCAACGAGCGGTGATGCAGCCGCAGGAAGTACTCGTTCTGGAAGGCTTTGCCGCAATTCTCGCAGAGACAGGGCGCCACCACGTGTTGACGCAGATGCCTCGTCAGGTCAGCGTTCAGCTTGAACATCTTCGGACAGTATTGGCACTTGAACGGAAAGAACTTGGTGTGCTTTCTGATCTGGTGACGTTTCAAGCTGTGCTTGCGTTTCGACATGAAGTCGCAGTCGGAGCACTTGAATATCTTGCAGCTGCCCTCGTGTAGGGTCATGTGGAGTTGCAGGGTCCTCTTGGTCTTCAATCGTCGATGACAGATCGCGCACTCGAAATTACGCACGTGGTTGTGGCTCTCCAGGTGTCTGCGCAGATAATACGGGGCGACGAACGTCTTCGTGCAGAACTCGCAGACGAATTTCTTCATGAAGTGCACGCTCTTCATCTGCTCGTCGGCTTCACCGTGCTCGATCACGGTGGCGCTGCTGGTGGTATCGTCCTGTTCCGCGAAACGGGGCAATCCTTGAAACAACGGTGACGTTAATCTTTCGAACGGTTTCTCGTCCGGTGGTTCCTCCGACGCGTTCCGCGCGAACTCTTTCGGATAATCCTCGTCGGGTTCCGTGTCCGGCAATTCCGTTTTGATATCAATGTCCGGTGGCATCTCCTCTTTCACGCGTTTCACCGGATCGGCGTTGTGATTAACAggcagaagaaaatatttatcgacgtTGTGCACCACGAGATAGGTTTGCTCGAGTGGATCGCGTGCGGTCGACCTAAAAATACAAAGAAGACTCGTCAATTGCGCATACGTTACTAGTAACCGAGTTTCGTTCGGTTTTTGCACACAGGTTTACGCGATACGTGTCAACGAGCAAGTGTGTCTCATCCATCGAGCGTTGTCTCGTGTTCGTTTCGGTGAAACATGCCAAGTGTGTGTTTGCGTGTGTGTTGTTAAATGTGTGTTCGTGTGTATCGTTGTTGCTTGGAGAACTTGGAGAAACGATCCGCGCGGATCGTACGCTCGTGTGAGGTCTCGAGTTGTAAAAagttgaaagaaagaaaaaataaatacgtgTGTAATCGCACCCAAATTGACCATCACTTCATGCAGTAGTAACGaaactttatatattttcttatgCGCTCGGATAAAATACATTATATTACACaaataacaaaaagaaaaaaaaaaaaaagaaaaaaaaaagaaaagaaaccgaaGAAATTGCACTTTGCCGCAAACACCAAATTTTggcatttcttttttctctctctctctctcgctcccccTCTCTTTCTTATTTTCGATCTATAAATCAAGAGCGATGAATCAACGTTAAgttaattaattattcatcGGAGCGGTTCATGTTCTCGATCgagaagttactcgtttctgtaCAATGTCAAATAATACAGTTCGTAAGATCTAAAATATCTGgtgtaatattatatatgtatacatatatttctttcttcaaatttaCAGGCGATATAAACTTTGTTCCGTAAgaatatgaatatttatattacatttctatatgatttttatatttatatatatatatatatatatatatattatatatatatataaacataaatatatttataaaagctGTTTCCTCCGCAAATAGATTTACGAATTATTTACCTCCTTTCCCCGAATTTGCAATATAATATCGAACTATCACCAATTCGCTTTAAACCTCACAATTCCTATTCCTATCGGTTTCCCACTCCTCTAATCGTGTTTTCCAACCGGTCGTAATAATTTCATCGACTGCACGCTTCCTACCGGGAAAAgattcttaaacaaaaaaaaaaaaaaaaacaacaacaacaacaacaacaatgttATTGTACGTTAACGCTATGCTTACTTTTCGCCATTtcagccgctcaaggccactcctTTGACTGTAAATCGGCCAAAAACGTTACGGTGGGGGGTGATACCCGAGTGGCCTATGAGCGGCCGGTTCGTTTTCGATCCGACTATAGTTACAACAAAGCGAGTGGAAGCCTTGAAGTATCGTTCGATTATCGTTAATGTTCATTTTCGCAAGCGTGAACGTTAGAAACTGTACACGTGTCTTTTAACGGCAAGCGAGATTACGAATTTCCGTGGAAACGAAAGATATTTACAATTAAGTCGTTCTATTTCGTAACGA encodes:
- the LOC143150517 gene encoding uncharacterized protein LOC143150517 produces the protein MPMQLCQHVDPSGKLHYSLVPALNESSKPEESSKMLAPLLSVKIEENEEQHGGQKTSYDVNNYDVDSLVHLCEVAIDFYTCDKCKMKFPTETMLNRHKTSHKLTSWLRKKRVDEVRSRRSKSVSRKRVGKTQSRKTSEKKHACSFCDFSCGRRSTLTLHVRKKHKSNAPKEIAPKIVCTICDHECETQSSLKKHMKGHREARGMSFGCDSCDFTCKRSRTLLSHVERNHRKSVDTVDVYAKKKCELAKCSDESSGREDSKETCPQLAKDQTKDTSIVLRASSEFECKEEPTMMTTRTNRRDTKKLTEEQCNLCGFKCSKKSVLYSHKRQHKDGSEVYSCNECTFKTTKKSSLYSHINRKHRPKSCTADGLPKLFYCNQCDYKNKNKYELKIHVARKHTDDFKFSCETCCKKFKVKGDLTNHIRFSHKEQPVICDVCGKTCLNSNSLYVHQKFAHYKAKYECQVCKRRMVTQENLNEHMITQHERRENVVCEECGKTFSRNSRLKVHMRIHTGDKPYTCTICNKSFARRTALKQHLLIHTGIRPYVCDICGKAFTQKPGLISHRKSHPGSHPPLPRVFIDHILNDVMNN
- the LOC143150523 gene encoding zinc finger Y-chromosomal protein-like, with translation MSPMKKSQGNATSMKSNLENTQRKESENCDDTVKLERIFCDICKVSIYAKNCKRHMLRHSNFNTFQCELCSRKYKHKRTLTRHKLTIHGEALLHNCQYCDFTTVHSAYLQVHIMRKHTINFPFPCDKCDRKFRIKADFVKHMVTHDGEPCICDVCGTKVANKISLYFHKNHNHTVKDAKFPCPICKKKLQTQKNLDSHVQQHERKYVCEECGMQLTRKTALRKHIRTHTGEKSYSCHICCKAFASATSRKVHLLTHSGVRPYVCTICGQSFTQRPALCVHWKKKHPDATESPPSVSITNIINSITRNNTKLKNDEDA